From the genome of Candidatus Palauibacter australiensis, one region includes:
- a CDS encoding amidohydrolase — translation MMNRTGYFKVSDTMIRKREVPSVLARPFLLLTLAACATDAGDSAEAGGATIADPPAGVAELVLTNGKIATLAGEGGDVVSALASREGRIVALGADDDVSGWIGEGTEVIDLGGRLAIPGFIEGHGHFMGLGNARMILDLTTADTWDDIVSLVGETASSAEPGAWISGRGWHQEKWSEPPDPMVEGQPVHDGLSAVSPANPVILTHASGHASFVNARALELAGIDADTPNPPGGEIVHDATGRPTGVLRETAQRLARAAFAEEEASRSEAEREERAREQVRLANEELLRKGVTSFQDAGSGFGTVDLLRTLADEGALPVRLYVMLQGGMETLEGRLDDYYMVGYGGDRLTVRSIKQVADGALGSHGAWLLEPYADMPSSIGLPTTPPEEIERIARLAIERGYQVNTHAIGDRANREVLDLYGRTFADHADMSDLRWRIEHAQHVNPADIPRFAELGVIASMQGVHACSDGPWIILRLGPGRARSGAYVWRDFMRAGVIVTNGTDVPVEDADPLASFHCTVTRVIEGGETFFEGQAMTREEALRSYTWANAYAAFEEDLKGTLEVGKLADITVLSRDILTIPADEILETVVDYTIIGGRTEYSRGS, via the coding sequence ATGATGAATCGAACCGGTTACTTCAAGGTCAGCGACACCATGATTCGAAAGCGCGAAGTTCCGTCCGTTCTGGCTCGACCATTCCTCCTTCTGACCCTCGCGGCCTGCGCGACCGACGCCGGGGATTCGGCTGAGGCGGGCGGCGCGACGATCGCGGATCCGCCAGCGGGGGTGGCTGAACTCGTCCTCACCAACGGGAAGATCGCGACCCTGGCGGGCGAGGGCGGGGACGTGGTCAGCGCGCTCGCGTCGAGGGAGGGGCGGATCGTCGCGCTCGGGGCGGACGACGACGTCTCCGGATGGATCGGGGAAGGCACCGAGGTCATCGACCTTGGGGGTCGGCTCGCGATCCCGGGGTTCATCGAAGGTCACGGTCATTTCATGGGTCTGGGGAACGCGCGCATGATCCTCGACCTGACGACCGCCGACACCTGGGATGACATCGTCAGCCTGGTGGGCGAGACGGCTTCGAGCGCGGAACCGGGCGCCTGGATCAGCGGCAGGGGCTGGCACCAGGAGAAATGGAGCGAGCCGCCGGATCCGATGGTCGAGGGGCAGCCGGTCCACGACGGTCTCAGCGCGGTGAGCCCCGCCAATCCGGTCATTCTGACGCATGCGAGCGGGCACGCCTCCTTCGTGAACGCGAGGGCGCTCGAGTTGGCCGGGATCGACGCCGACACGCCCAACCCGCCGGGCGGTGAGATCGTGCACGACGCGACGGGGCGGCCCACCGGCGTCCTGAGGGAGACCGCGCAGCGGCTGGCGCGGGCGGCGTTCGCCGAGGAGGAGGCGAGCCGCTCCGAGGCCGAGCGCGAGGAGCGGGCCCGCGAACAGGTGCGGCTCGCGAACGAGGAGCTGCTTCGGAAGGGGGTCACGAGCTTCCAGGACGCGGGTTCCGGCTTCGGGACGGTGGACCTGCTCAGGACGCTAGCGGACGAGGGCGCGCTGCCCGTGCGGCTCTACGTGATGTTGCAGGGCGGGATGGAGACGCTCGAGGGGCGGTTGGACGACTACTACATGGTGGGATATGGAGGCGACCGGCTCACCGTGAGGTCGATCAAGCAGGTCGCGGATGGGGCGCTCGGGTCGCACGGCGCCTGGCTGCTGGAGCCCTATGCGGACATGCCATCCTCTATCGGCCTTCCGACGACGCCGCCTGAGGAGATCGAGCGCATCGCGCGGCTCGCGATCGAGCGGGGCTATCAGGTCAATACGCATGCGATCGGCGACCGCGCGAACCGCGAGGTGCTCGACCTGTACGGGCGCACGTTCGCCGACCACGCGGACATGAGCGACCTGCGCTGGAGGATCGAGCACGCGCAGCATGTGAATCCGGCGGATATTCCGCGCTTCGCCGAACTCGGGGTTATCGCCTCCATGCAGGGCGTCCACGCCTGCTCCGACGGTCCCTGGATCATCCTCCGGCTCGGGCCGGGCCGGGCGCGCTCGGGTGCCTACGTGTGGCGGGACTTCATGCGGGCTGGAGTCATCGTGACGAACGGCACGGATGTCCCGGTCGAGGACGCGGACCCCCTGGCGAGCTTCCACTGCACGGTCACGCGCGTGATCGAGGGGGGCGAGACCTTCTTCGAGGGGCAGGCGATGACGCGCGAGGAGGCGCTGCGTTCCTATACGTGGGCCAACGCGTACGCCGCGTTCGAGGAAGACCTCAAGGGGACGCTTGAAGTCGGGAAGCTGGCGGACATCACGGTCCTGTCCCGCGACATCCTCACGATTCCCGCGGACGAGATCCTGGAGACCGTGGTCGACTACACGATCATCGGCGGTCGCACGGAGTACAGTCGGGGGAGCTGA